One stretch of Cervus canadensis isolate Bull #8, Minnesota chromosome 5, ASM1932006v1, whole genome shotgun sequence DNA includes these proteins:
- the RNF144A gene encoding E3 ubiquitin-protein ligase RNF144A isoform X2, producing the protein MVAAEIMQRYKKLQFEREVLLDPCRTWCPASTCQAVCQLQEMGLHTPQLVQCKACDTEFCSACKASWHPGQGCPETMPITFLPGETSSAFKLDEDDAPIKRCPKCKVYIERDEGCAQMMCKNCKHAFCWYCLESLDDDFLLIHYDKGPCRNKLGHSRASVIWHRTQVVGIFAGFGLLLLVASPFLLLATPFVLCCKCKCSKGDDDPLPT; encoded by the exons AGGTGCTCCTGGACCCCTGTCGGACTTGGTGCCCAGCGTCTACCTGCCAGGCGGTGtgccagctccaggagatggggcTACACACCCCCCAGCTGGTCCAGTGCAAAGCCTGTGACACGGAGTTCTGCTCTGCCTGCAAAGCCAGCTGGCACCCTGGCCAGGGTTGCCCAGAGACCATGCCCATCACCTTCCTTCCCGGGGAGACCAG CTCCGCTTTCAAGCTGGACGAGGACGATGCGCCCATCAAGCGCTGCCCCAAGTGCAAAGTCTACATCGAGCGGGACGAAGGCTGTGCCCAGATGATGTGTAAGAACTGCAAACACGCCTTCTGCTGGTACTGCCTCGAGTCCCTGGAT GACGACTTCCTCCTGATCCATTATGATAAAGGGCCCTGCAGGAACAAGCTGGGCCACTCCAGGGCGTCTGTCATCTGGCATCGGACACAG GTCGTGGGCATCTTTGCTGGATTTGGGCTCCTGCTCCTGGTGGCCTCCCCTTTCCTGCTCCTGGCCACTCCGTTTGTACTTTGCTGCAAGTGCAAGTGCAGTAAAGGTGACGATGACCCTCTGCCCACCTAG